The sequence GCATACATCTTTTGCTAGTTCTGAGCCCTTTGCAGGTTATCTTTGAGAGATGTCAGGATGTCTAAACTCTcctgaagccaatctttggccCTCGGTGCATGATTGTCTCCCAATGCCAGGTCAACAAATGAAGAAAGTTCATAACCGTACAAAGCTTTGAAGGGTGGCATGCCTATCGACATGTGATAGGTGGTGTTGTAGCAGTGTTTACCCAAATGTAACCAGTGTACCCAAGCCTTCTGTTGAGCTGAAACGTAGTTCCTAAGATAACCCTccagccatttgttcacaatcttggTCTATCCGTCTGTCTGCGGATGGTAGCTCGTGTTGGGCGACAACTCAGTTCCTGCCAACCGAAATAACTCTATCCAGAAGATACTCAGAAAACGGCTATCCCTGTCACTGACTATGTTTCATAGTAGACCATGTAAGCGGAATACCTCACGGAAGAACAACTCGGCCACTTGAACTGCTTGGCATCTtgtggggatggcaaaaaaatgtgcatacttggtcaagcGGTCAACTACGACgaaaatgcaatcctttccttgcactctggggagcccagtaatgaaatccatcgaaATGCTATCCCATTTCTGGTCGGGGATTGGCAATGGTTGCAGCAGTCCGGTCGGTAGGGTGTGCTCATATTTGTTCTGCTGACAGGTGGAACATTCCCACACATACTGTAGGACGTCGTTCTTAAGCCCCTTCCAGGAAAACCTTTCCTGGATTtgtctgtaggttttcaagtatctCGGGTGCCCAGCTAAGGGAGAGTCATGCATTTCCTTCAGAAccttttccttcatcttggactcGGGTACCAAATAAATTCTGTCCTTGTAGTAAATGGtgtcgtcaaccaccttgtattagtcatcctgcacttgaccatccatcagttCGTAGGAAAAAGTATTCTTGGAATATTCAACCAACAGGTGTTCCTTCCAATCCGCCGAAATTTGGGATAAAGAACATATATGACAGGCCTTCTTGACAGGGCATCAGCTACCACGTTATTCTTCcccttcacatattcaatgtcgaaatcaAATGCCTGGACTTTGCTCACCCACTTCTGTTGTCGTTCATTTAGATCCCTCTTCTCCAAGAAATAACGCAAGCTGTTGTGGTCTGTCCGCACAACAAACTTTGCCTTGACGAGGTACTGCTGAAACTTCGTCAGTGCATGCATGATGgcgagcatctccttgtcatagatggagTCAAGCAGGCCATACAGTGGTGAGAAGGTAGGCAGTACGGTGGTGAAAATGATTGTACGGTGAAGGGGTGGTATGGTGGGTTTCAATCTGTGTGCGTGACGGGGTTGGTCTTCACAAGCAACTGAATGTTAGGAATGCATGTATACCAGATTGTCGGATATGCAATTAGAAGTAATATTTATTTCAACAATGATAAGGTTCCAGATTTGCTAGATCCGGAAAAGTACACAGAGCAGAATAGGGTGAGGGATGAATCCCACTGAAACTGTAGataccaagtagggaggatcttccacctccGAAATGGCTCACAACCGAACTCCACTGGAATTCACACAAACAAAGAGAAAATACCAAATTCGCATACCTATGACAaagactaactcggccatatatatgggcttcgggaaacttcccgaagggttacaaacgggccgacacgacCAACAAAGACttgtctaatctaattaaataaaagggcccgaaagattgttattaaatttggggccttacaataaagtaatataatttattatttaattacatcgGGGACATCACACAAACTCAATAAATTCCTCCTCAACTGAAAGGAGTTCATTATCCTTTCTACTTTCCTCAGGCAAGGTAATAGGTGTAATCAAAGCTGAGACTTCCTCATCAACATTTGGATTGATTCTCACCTGAAGAGAAGGTGAAACTTGTAAACCCCAAGAGATCAATTCTTCTGTAGTTAGCTGCTCCCTAAACTTTTCAATCTTCAGCTCAACCAAACTTCTTGAGAAATCATAGGCTGCAGCTGAAACATGTAGCTCACTTCTCCAAATGTCTAACAATTCAGACCGCAACTGCTTACAAACAGTATCATTCTCGTCTAGGATCATGGACAAGATGTCAAACATATTTGTCTTCACCTTGTTAGGATGACGTTTCCTAATTTCAGCAATGAAACAATGAAACATTTGGAGATCCAACATAAGGATGAATGATCTCGTCCCTGGCACAATATCTAAAATTTTTGCACTGCTATTAAAAGCGGGGGATTTGTCATCTTGCAACCCATGAAGACTCTCCACAATCAGTTGTAAAACTTCTTTCATTGTATCATCATCTTCATATGTTACTAGAGGTGTTATTATCCTCATGATTTCAGATAAACAAGAAGTAACTACCAATCTGATTTCATCATTTGGATGCCTAAGCCACCAGTGTTGTTTCAAGGTAGTCCCTATAGGAGACATAGCTAACTGTATCCAATCATGAGGTGACTGCTCCACAAGAATCAAACATTCTTCTgctcttttaagagtattcaagaccTCATTCTTTGACTGAAAATGCTCATTGAGCTTGCTGCCTGCTAAGTAAAGTGATCTTGCTAGTTGTTTAGTGTCTTCTGTTGCCATTGCTCTAACAGAAATCAACTTCTTGGATTACCCAAAGGTTGGCAGAatcttaagctctgataccactgtaataggcTGCCCTATTTGCTATAACTTTCCTTGTCAATCTAGCTGTtggtatttcgtcaaacagttggTAGAGTATCTTTTAAAATCTTATTTTTCCCTTTCTTGAATTTATCTGTGGTTTAGTTGGTCCTGGTGCGTTTCAATGTTTGTAGGTTTCATATGTCATACAATATGACCAGCACAGAAAATTCTGAGTTCACTAGGAATAATGACAAATAGTTGGTGCACAATCATTAATGGTCATTACAAATGAAATGCATACATTGTAACAGCTAAGTATAACTTTTTTCAATCCATTATTGGTCACAACTACAAGTTCATACACAATTTTGTTGTTTGTAATAATGCATGGAACAATACGAACTTGTCATTCAACTTACATGGTCTATGCCAACAAGAGTATCAATCATAGAGGAACCTGACTTCTTGCAAGagtgtaatggacacc is a genomic window of Cryptomeria japonica chromosome 7, Sugi_1.0, whole genome shotgun sequence containing:
- the LOC131856821 gene encoding sister chromatid cohesion protein PDS5 homolog C-like, whose product is MATEDTKQLARSLYLAGSKLNEHFQSKNEVLNTLKRAEECLILVEQSPHDWIQLAMSPIGTTLKQHWWLRHPNDEIRLVVTSCLSEIMRIITPLVTYEDDDTMKEVLQLIVESLHGLQDDKSPAFNSSAKILDIVPGTRSFILMLDLQMFHCFIAEIRKRHPNKVKTNMFDILSMILDENDTVCKQLRSELLDIWRSELHVSAAAYDFSRSLVELKIEKFREQLTTEELISWGLQVSPSLQVRINPNVDEEVSALITPITLPEESRKDNELLSVEEEFIEFV